The following is a genomic window from Brachionichthys hirsutus isolate HB-005 unplaced genomic scaffold, CSIRO-AGI_Bhir_v1 contig_1385, whole genome shotgun sequence.
CGGGCGGCGTCATGCGCTTCTCCTTCTGCCTGCGGTTGCAGAACCAGACCCGGACCACCTCCTTCTCGAGCTGCAGAGTGTCCGCCAGCGAGGTGATCTCCTGCGCGGAGGGTTTCGGACACTTGAGGAAGCGGCTCTCCAGCGCGCCTTTTACGCTCACCTCGATGGACGTGCGCTTTTTACGCTTCCTGCCCTGCGTGGCGATCTTGTCGATGCTGGTCGGGTTTCCCGTCGTGGAATCTGCCTCCTCCAGCCACTTGTTCAGCAGAGGTTTCAGCTTGCACATGTTCTTGAAGCTCAGCTGGAGCGCCTCGAACCTGCAGATGGTGGTCTGTGAGAAGACGTTCCCGTACAGCGTGCCCAGAGCCAAGCCCACGTCCGCCTGGGTGAAGCCCAGCTTGATCCGCCGCTGCTTGAACTGTTTGGCGAAATGCTCCAAGTCGTCTGACGTCGGGGCGTCCTCGTCCGAGTGCGGCTCTTGGCTCGCCCCGGGATGCTGATGGCTGTGCGCGTGGTGGttatggtggtggtggtggtgatggtggtgctcCAGCTCCGGGGATTCCCTGCGCACCAAGCCCGGGTGCATGAGGCTCTGCCCCGCATGCGAGCCGAGCATCCCGTTTACGGTAAAGCCGCCAGCCTGCGCGTAAACGagggactgctgctgctgtccctcACTGCCTCCCCAGCTTCCCGGATGCGCCTGATGGGGACCCAGATGCGGGGACCTGTGGTGAAGAGCGGAGCCCGGGTGCAGGTCCTCCCTGCCGGCGTTCCTCTTTGCGTCCTGCGGCGTGGAGCTGGAGGGCCACGGAGAGCCCGCTTCGACTGCCGCGAccgcggctgcagctgctgccgccgctgcgTGGGGCAAAGATGTCACCCACTGGTGCGCGTGGCTCAGCATGTGCCCCCCATTGCTCGCAACCATGGCCCCCTGCATGAAGTCGCTCTGCGCCATCTTTAGAGAAGGGTCTCCCCGGTATCCACCGGGCACGGTGGTCACCGCTGCGCCGCCCGGATGCATCCCGACAGCCCTCCGATCGGAGTGGAGGCTCGGG
Proteins encoded in this region:
- the LOC137917391 gene encoding POU domain, class 3, transcription factor 3-B-like, with translation MATATSSPYLAGNRILSGPSLHSDRRAVGMHPGGAAVTTVPGGYRGDPSLKMAQSDFMQGAMVASNGGHMLSHAHQWVTSLPHAAAAAAAAAVAAVEAGSPWPSSSTPQDAKRNAGREDLHPGSALHHRSPHLGPHQAHPGSWGGSEGQQQQSLVYAQAGGFTVNGMLGSHAGQSLMHPGLVRRESPELEHHHHHHHHHNHHAHSHQHPGASQEPHSDEDAPTSDDLEHFAKQFKQRRIKLGFTQADVGLALGTLYGNVFSQTTICRFEALQLSFKNMCKLKPLLNKWLEEADSTTGNPTSIDKIATQGRKRKKRTSIEVSVKGALESRFLKCPKPSAQEITSLADTLQLEKEVVRVWFCNRRQKEKRMTPPGLPRTPEDPYSQVGSMGPDTPSPSLDCKRMYSDT